Proteins encoded within one genomic window of Amorphoplanes friuliensis DSM 7358:
- a CDS encoding sensor histidine kinase, with protein sequence MIVSVVVLFTGLAAGGVVLVATMNFALLRTANNEALATAEAVADLVNTDSVSDPLPAAPAVRVQVLDARARVLAVSAGADRLVPILYASELEALEDGEGRFIPGDRIGLDGRVRVVVVDAGTTDAPRRVVVARPTADLTQGIQLLRSTLLFTFPPLVALLALVAWRVTGATLRPVEALRTGAEEITGGARPGRLPVPDSRDEIHRLAVTLNGMLHRLDTARGRQRAFVADAAHELRSPLTNMRTELEVAQRLPDTTDWPALADDLLTDVDRLSRLVDDLLLLARADDETTRALVREPETVELGQLLAEVAGRYPAVDYERPAVPLRTRGERDAIGRVVANLLDNAVRHANASVRLSVSADGAYQLISVSDDGPGIPAADRERVFDRFTRLDDARARDAGGSGLGLAIVRELVRRHQGTVALRGASPPPGLRVDVRLPVAP encoded by the coding sequence CTGATCGTCTCCGTCGTGGTCCTCTTCACCGGGCTCGCCGCCGGCGGGGTGGTGCTGGTCGCGACGATGAACTTCGCCCTGCTCCGGACGGCCAACAACGAGGCGCTGGCCACGGCCGAGGCCGTGGCCGACCTGGTGAACACCGACAGCGTGAGCGATCCGCTGCCCGCCGCCCCAGCCGTCCGCGTGCAGGTGCTCGACGCCCGGGCCCGCGTGCTCGCGGTGTCCGCCGGCGCCGACCGGCTGGTGCCGATCCTGTACGCGTCGGAGCTCGAGGCGCTCGAGGACGGCGAGGGCCGGTTCATCCCCGGTGACCGGATCGGGCTGGACGGCCGGGTCCGCGTGGTCGTGGTCGACGCCGGCACCACCGACGCCCCGCGCCGCGTGGTGGTCGCCCGCCCGACCGCCGACCTCACGCAGGGCATCCAGCTGCTGCGCTCGACCCTGCTGTTCACGTTCCCGCCGCTGGTGGCACTGCTGGCGCTGGTGGCGTGGCGGGTCACCGGGGCGACGCTGCGGCCGGTGGAGGCGCTGCGGACCGGCGCCGAGGAGATCACCGGCGGTGCCCGCCCGGGGCGGCTGCCCGTGCCGGACTCCCGCGACGAGATCCACCGCCTGGCCGTGACCCTCAACGGCATGCTGCACCGGCTGGACACGGCCCGCGGCCGGCAACGCGCGTTCGTCGCGGACGCGGCCCACGAGCTGCGCAGCCCGCTCACGAACATGCGGACCGAGCTGGAGGTCGCCCAGCGCCTGCCGGACACCACGGACTGGCCCGCGCTGGCCGACGACCTGCTCACCGACGTCGACCGCTTGAGCCGGCTCGTCGACGACCTGCTGCTGCTCGCCCGGGCCGACGACGAGACCACCCGTGCGCTGGTCCGCGAGCCGGAGACGGTCGAGCTGGGTCAGCTGCTCGCCGAGGTCGCCGGCCGCTACCCGGCGGTCGACTACGAACGCCCGGCGGTCCCGTTGCGCACCCGCGGCGAACGCGACGCGATCGGCCGTGTCGTGGCGAACCTCCTCGACAACGCCGTCCGGCACGCCAACGCGTCCGTACGCCTCTCGGTGAGCGCGGACGGGGCGTACCAGCTGATCTCGGTCTCGGACGACGGCCCGGGGATCCCGGCGGCGGACCGCGAGCGGGTCTTCGACCGTTTCACCCGCCTGGACGACGCCCGGGCGCGCGACGCGGGCGGCTCCGGGCTGGGCCTGGCCATCGTCCGTGAGCTGGTCCGCCGCCACCAGGGGACCGTGGCGCTGCGCGGCGCCTCCCCGCCGCCGGGCCTGCGCGTCGACGTGCGCCTACCCGTGGCTCCCTAG
- a CDS encoding class I SAM-dependent methyltransferase produces the protein MDWVDGFYSRTGRWWGAAEGRITERDHHRVDLLHEHAGTGPLRVLELGPGYGTTAVVTAQAGHDVTAVEISDRADRARGFVTEAAPGTLTVIKDDFFRVRLDGRFDVVTYFNGFGVGSDADQRRLLTRIATEWLRPGGVALIDVYNPFVWAGWHDNEEHRMPDPARGYEHELHERTTFDPVTCAAIDTWWDVTRPDEKITQVLRCYTPADLALLLGGTGLHLKAFTVGDRTLTPGPQPGLAELLAEHHEYLAVLRTG, from the coding sequence GTGGACTGGGTGGACGGCTTCTATTCGCGTACCGGCCGGTGGTGGGGTGCGGCCGAGGGCCGGATCACCGAGCGGGACCACCACCGGGTCGATCTGCTGCACGAGCACGCCGGGACGGGCCCGCTGCGCGTGCTGGAGCTCGGCCCGGGCTACGGCACGACGGCGGTGGTGACCGCGCAGGCCGGCCACGACGTCACCGCCGTCGAGATCAGCGACCGGGCCGACCGGGCCCGGGGATTTGTCACCGAGGCGGCGCCCGGCACGCTCACCGTGATCAAGGACGACTTCTTCCGGGTACGCCTCGACGGCCGCTTCGACGTGGTCACGTACTTCAACGGTTTCGGGGTGGGCTCGGACGCCGACCAGCGCCGCCTCCTCACCCGCATCGCGACCGAGTGGCTGCGTCCCGGCGGGGTCGCGCTGATCGACGTCTACAACCCGTTCGTCTGGGCGGGCTGGCACGACAACGAGGAGCACCGGATGCCGGACCCGGCGCGGGGCTACGAGCACGAACTCCACGAACGCACCACCTTCGACCCGGTCACCTGCGCCGCGATCGACACCTGGTGGGACGTGACCCGCCCCGACGAGAAGATCACCCAGGTGCTGCGCTGCTACACCCCGGCCGACCTCGCCCTGCTGCTCGGCGGCACCGGCCTGCACCTGAAGGCCTTCACGGTGGGGGACCGGACCCTCACTCCAGGCCCGCAGCCGGGTCTGGCGGAGCTGCTCGCCGAGCACCACGAGTACCTCGCCGTGCTCCGTACCGGGTAG
- a CDS encoding sensor histidine kinase, with product MSTVVRGLRAPIRGATYRRGAFLLLGGALLLPYGLVAVGLARQVRDGGTPLAVVVPMTIVAAAIGLVPPLLRGARSLEIAAVRGLLDVDLPEPPERISAEARLRAALWFAVHLTVGGGVGLALFVVVPTAAVLVTTRTGWAAAGPAALSVAVLVATVYAVAGLGALARLMAPVLLGPSADERVAALEAEARRLAERNRLARDLHDSVGHALTVAVLQAGAAGQLLATDPAFVARALTAIEETGRAAMEDLDRVLGVLRDDLPSEPDGTRPDLGDLAALAHRTGAGLATAGPLLAVPPALSQEAYRIVQEALTNALRHAGATPVSLDVTAAGTSLVVEVRNTLRGRGLAGMRERVTLLGGDLTAGPDGDQWRVRAELHW from the coding sequence ATGTCCACAGTGGTGCGCGGTCTGCGGGCGCCGATCCGCGGCGCCACCTACCGCCGCGGTGCGTTCCTGCTGCTCGGTGGGGCGCTGCTGCTGCCGTACGGGCTGGTCGCCGTGGGTCTCGCCCGGCAGGTGCGGGACGGTGGGACGCCGCTCGCCGTCGTCGTGCCGATGACGATCGTGGCCGCGGCCATCGGGCTGGTGCCGCCGTTGCTGCGCGGCGCGCGGAGCCTGGAGATCGCCGCTGTGCGCGGCCTGCTCGACGTCGACCTGCCCGAACCACCGGAACGCATCTCGGCCGAGGCGCGGCTGCGGGCGGCGCTGTGGTTCGCGGTGCACCTGACGGTCGGCGGTGGTGTCGGCCTGGCACTGTTCGTGGTGGTCCCGACGGCCGCGGTGCTCGTGACGACCCGCACGGGCTGGGCGGCGGCCGGTCCGGCCGCTCTCAGCGTCGCCGTCCTGGTCGCGACGGTCTATGCCGTCGCCGGGCTGGGCGCCCTGGCCCGGCTGATGGCACCGGTCCTGCTGGGGCCGTCGGCCGACGAGCGTGTCGCCGCCCTCGAGGCCGAGGCGCGCCGCCTCGCCGAACGCAACCGGCTGGCCCGCGACCTGCACGACTCGGTCGGGCACGCGCTCACCGTCGCCGTGCTGCAGGCGGGGGCAGCCGGGCAGTTGCTCGCCACCGACCCGGCCTTCGTCGCGCGGGCCCTGACCGCGATCGAGGAGACGGGCCGGGCGGCGATGGAGGACCTCGACCGCGTTCTCGGGGTGCTGCGCGACGACCTGCCCTCCGAGCCGGACGGCACCCGGCCCGACCTGGGTGATCTCGCCGCGCTGGCCCACCGTACGGGTGCCGGGCTGGCCACGGCGGGCCCGTTGCTCGCCGTGCCGCCGGCGCTGTCGCAGGAGGCGTACCGGATCGTGCAGGAGGCCCTGACCAACGCGCTGCGGCACGCGGGTGCGACGCCGGTCAGCCTCGACGTCACGGCCGCCGGCACGAGCCTGGTCGTGGAGGTCCGCAACACCCTCCGCGGTCGCGGGCTGGCCGGGATGCGGGAACGTGTCACCCTGCTCGGCGGCGACCTCACCGCCGGCCCGGACGGCGACCAGTGGCGCGTCCGGGCGGAGCTGCACTGGTGA
- a CDS encoding L,D-transpeptidase, translating to MRRGGIALILAGAAALVVPSPPVPVLEGIAARLVARAPVPVPVAAPAPRGLPVIDYWTGPRGLPADTGQLSATGLRPASKIVVYDAPGGRPRGLVERSISGLPVVLPIVARRTGWVAVLLPTTNRRMGWVPPKGWSEEPLRDHLVVSRGDHRLTWFRHGVRKKSWTVATGAAATPTPLGRTFVMGTTGTRGAVYGGLDALVLGSIPENPEAVAEGLGAAHTGIHSWTDPGAFGRSVSNGCVRVPPKVMRLLLDEINPGTPVTVVD from the coding sequence ATGCGCCGCGGAGGAATTGCCCTGATTCTGGCCGGTGCCGCAGCGCTCGTGGTGCCGTCCCCGCCGGTCCCCGTCCTGGAGGGCATCGCGGCGCGACTTGTGGCCCGGGCGCCTGTTCCGGTCCCGGTGGCGGCCCCGGCACCCCGCGGACTCCCGGTCATCGACTACTGGACCGGCCCGCGCGGCCTGCCCGCGGACACGGGACAGCTGTCCGCCACGGGCCTGCGCCCCGCCTCGAAGATCGTCGTCTACGACGCACCCGGTGGCCGCCCGCGCGGACTCGTCGAACGCTCGATCAGCGGCCTGCCCGTCGTCCTGCCGATCGTCGCCAGGCGTACGGGCTGGGTCGCCGTCCTGCTGCCCACCACCAACCGCCGCATGGGCTGGGTACCCCCGAAGGGCTGGTCCGAGGAGCCCCTGCGCGACCACCTCGTCGTCTCGCGCGGGGACCACCGGCTGACCTGGTTCCGTCACGGCGTACGCAAAAAAAGCTGGACCGTCGCGACCGGCGCCGCCGCGACACCGACCCCGCTCGGCCGGACCTTCGTCATGGGCACGACCGGCACGCGGGGCGCGGTCTACGGCGGCCTCGACGCGCTGGTCCTGGGCTCGATCCCCGAGAACCCGGAAGCGGTCGCGGAAGGGCTGGGCGCGGCCCACACCGGCATCCACAGCTGGACCGACCCCGGCGCGTTCGGCCGGAGCGTCTCGAACGGCTGCGTGCGGGTGCCGCCGAAGGTCATGCGCCTGCTTCTGGACGAGATAAACCCAGGGACACCGGTCACCGTCGTCGACTAG
- a CDS encoding DUF429 domain-containing protein, with translation MLTAGVDLAADPAGTAAACLEWSGAGAILRELILPADDEAIADLIVAAGKTGIDCPLGWPDAFVTFVNAHHTGVAPVPADVPAREWRRRLAWRHTDEVTRAATGLVPLSVSADRIGHTAMRCAAIQTVLAQRGHPVDRSGAGAVVEVYPAASLKLWGLPWRGYKTGKNVAALGAVVDGLLEAAPWLDLGVHEDRCRRSDHALDAVIAALTARAAALGRVTRADDLVLARVEGWIALPTQPLGSHG, from the coding sequence GTGCTCACCGCAGGCGTCGACCTGGCCGCCGATCCCGCCGGGACAGCGGCTGCGTGTCTCGAGTGGTCCGGCGCGGGAGCCATCCTGCGGGAGCTGATCCTGCCCGCGGACGACGAGGCGATCGCCGACCTGATCGTCGCGGCCGGCAAGACGGGGATCGACTGCCCGCTGGGGTGGCCCGACGCGTTCGTGACCTTCGTCAACGCCCATCACACCGGCGTCGCACCGGTCCCCGCGGACGTGCCCGCGCGGGAGTGGCGCCGCCGCCTGGCCTGGCGGCACACCGACGAGGTCACGCGGGCCGCGACCGGGCTCGTGCCGCTGAGCGTCTCCGCCGACCGTATCGGGCACACCGCGATGCGGTGCGCGGCGATCCAGACGGTGCTCGCGCAGCGCGGCCACCCCGTCGATCGCAGCGGTGCGGGTGCCGTCGTCGAGGTCTATCCCGCCGCGTCGCTGAAACTCTGGGGTCTGCCGTGGCGCGGATACAAGACCGGCAAGAACGTCGCCGCGCTCGGTGCCGTGGTCGACGGCTTGCTGGAGGCCGCGCCCTGGCTCGACCTCGGTGTCCACGAGGACCGGTGCCGGCGCAGTGACCACGCCCTGGACGCCGTGATCGCCGCGCTCACCGCCCGGGCCGCCGCACTCGGGCGGGTCACCCGGGCGGACGACCTCGTCCTGGCCCGGGTCGAGGGCTGGATCGCCCTGCCCACGCAGCCGCTAGGGAGCCACGGGTAG
- a CDS encoding response regulator, giving the protein MPEPVRVAIVDDDELVRIGLAAIISTAPDLTVVGEAADGAEVPPLLARTRPDVVLMDVRMPAIDGLQATRHALATSARPPRILVVTTFENDEYVYAALRAGASGFLLKRARPAEVLAAIRVVAAGESLLFPAAVRRLATAYGQRTPPANLTEREAEVLRLMAEGLSNAEIAGRLVVGVETVKTHVGNVLAKLGARDRTQAVIAAYESGFVTPS; this is encoded by the coding sequence GTGCCCGAGCCCGTCCGGGTGGCGATCGTGGACGACGACGAACTCGTCCGCATCGGGCTGGCCGCGATCATCTCCACCGCGCCGGACCTGACGGTGGTCGGCGAGGCGGCCGACGGCGCCGAGGTGCCTCCCCTGCTGGCCCGAACCAGGCCCGACGTGGTGCTGATGGACGTCCGCATGCCCGCGATCGACGGCCTCCAGGCCACCCGGCACGCCCTGGCCACCTCGGCGCGCCCGCCCCGGATCCTGGTCGTCACCACCTTCGAGAACGACGAGTACGTGTACGCGGCGCTCCGGGCCGGTGCCAGCGGCTTCCTGCTCAAGCGGGCCCGTCCGGCCGAGGTGCTGGCGGCGATCCGGGTCGTCGCGGCCGGTGAGTCGCTGCTGTTCCCGGCGGCCGTGCGGCGGCTCGCGACCGCGTACGGGCAGCGGACACCACCGGCGAACCTGACCGAACGCGAGGCCGAGGTGCTGCGGCTGATGGCGGAGGGCCTGTCCAACGCCGAGATCGCCGGGCGGCTGGTGGTCGGCGTCGAGACGGTCAAGACGCACGTCGGGAACGTGCTGGCGAAGCTCGGCGCGCGGGACCGGACGCAGGCGGTGATCGCCGCGTACGAGTCGGGCTTCGTGACTCCCTCCTGA
- a CDS encoding SRPBCC family protein translates to MPDVQKQISSVHRSTSTRDREGVEAQVSTMSQVFDTGIDDLWDAVTSAERIPRWFLPISGELRQGGRYQFQGHAGGTISRCEKPTGFAATWEAGDDVSWIEVRLTPEGDNRTRLELEHTGHPKAEFWEQFGPGAAGLGWDSILLGVALHVSSAESAVKPEDAAAWMGTDEGKQFLRLSADAWADAAVAAGADPTVARERADRCYAAYTGGA, encoded by the coding sequence ATGCCTGACGTGCAGAAGCAGATCAGTTCCGTGCACCGGTCCACGAGCACCCGCGACCGCGAAGGCGTCGAGGCGCAGGTCTCGACGATGAGCCAGGTCTTCGACACCGGTATCGACGACCTGTGGGACGCCGTCACCAGCGCCGAACGCATCCCGCGCTGGTTCCTCCCGATCTCGGGCGAGCTGCGGCAGGGCGGCCGCTACCAGTTCCAGGGACACGCCGGCGGCACCATCTCGCGCTGCGAGAAGCCCACGGGATTTGCCGCGACCTGGGAGGCCGGCGACGACGTCAGCTGGATCGAGGTGCGCCTGACCCCCGAGGGTGACAACCGCACCCGGCTCGAGCTCGAGCACACCGGGCACCCCAAGGCGGAGTTCTGGGAGCAGTTCGGCCCGGGCGCGGCCGGCCTCGGCTGGGACTCGATCCTGCTCGGCGTGGCCCTGCACGTGTCCTCGGCGGAGTCGGCGGTGAAGCCCGAGGACGCGGCCGCCTGGATGGGCACCGACGAGGGGAAGCAGTTCCTGCGGCTCAGCGCCGACGCCTGGGCCGACGCCGCCGTCGCGGCCGGCGCCGACCCCACGGTCGCCCGTGAGCGCGCCGACCGCTGCTACGCGGCCTACACCGGCGGAGCCTGA
- a CDS encoding hemerythrin domain-containing protein, translated as MDDITALIMEDHHRFRVGFARLDDAEGAGQLAAIWEPLALHLDIHADAEEEIFYPHLLKEAGGEDAEEETDDAIGDHNKIRDGIEEARKHPVGSDGWWAGVWTARKENSEHLMEEEDEVLPDFRKHATPQLRADLAVEWLRFFADHPQGEGLDFSDKDPKRYIAENS; from the coding sequence ATGGACGACATCACCGCGTTGATCATGGAAGACCACCACCGGTTCCGGGTCGGGTTCGCCCGCCTCGACGATGCCGAGGGGGCCGGGCAGCTCGCGGCGATCTGGGAGCCGCTCGCGCTCCACCTCGACATCCACGCCGACGCCGAGGAGGAGATCTTCTACCCGCACCTGCTCAAGGAGGCGGGCGGCGAGGACGCGGAGGAGGAGACCGACGACGCGATCGGCGACCACAACAAGATCCGCGACGGCATCGAGGAGGCCCGCAAGCACCCGGTCGGCTCGGACGGGTGGTGGGCCGGTGTGTGGACCGCGCGCAAGGAGAACAGTGAGCACCTCATGGAAGAGGAGGACGAGGTGCTCCCTGACTTCCGCAAGCACGCGACGCCGCAGCTGAGAGCCGATCTGGCCGTGGAGTGGCTGCGCTTCTTCGCCGATCACCCGCAGGGCGAGGGCCTGGACTTCTCCGACAAGGATCCGAAGAGGTACATCGCCGAGAACAGCTGA
- a CDS encoding response regulator transcription factor, translating to MRLLVVEDEARLAAALQRGLQAEGFAVDVTGDGQDGLEMARHGEYDAMILDVMLPRLSGYRVVRQLRAEEHWLPVLMLSAKDGEYDQADGLDCGADDYLTKPFSYVVLLARLRALLRRGTPERPAVLRHGDLELDPAQRKVTVAGAEVVLTAREFALLEYLLRRPGEVVSKTELLDHVWDAALDTAANAVEVYAGYLRRKIGRERLETVRGAGYRLVAIDGS from the coding sequence GTGCGGTTGCTGGTGGTGGAGGATGAGGCGCGGCTCGCGGCTGCCCTGCAGCGGGGTCTGCAGGCCGAGGGGTTCGCGGTTGACGTGACCGGTGACGGGCAGGACGGGCTGGAGATGGCCCGGCACGGCGAGTACGACGCGATGATCCTCGACGTCATGCTCCCGCGCCTGTCCGGTTACCGGGTGGTGCGGCAGTTGCGGGCGGAGGAGCACTGGCTGCCCGTGCTGATGCTCTCGGCCAAGGACGGTGAGTACGACCAGGCCGACGGTCTCGACTGCGGCGCGGACGACTATCTGACCAAGCCTTTCTCGTACGTCGTGCTGCTCGCGCGGCTGCGGGCTCTGCTGCGGCGGGGCACACCCGAGCGCCCCGCGGTGCTGCGTCACGGCGATCTGGAGCTGGACCCGGCCCAGCGCAAGGTGACCGTCGCGGGTGCCGAGGTGGTGCTGACCGCCCGGGAGTTCGCGCTGCTGGAATACCTGCTGCGCCGCCCGGGTGAGGTCGTCAGCAAGACCGAGCTGCTCGACCACGTCTGGGATGCGGCGCTGGACACCGCGGCGAACGCCGTCGAGGTCTACGCCGGTTACCTCCGTCGCAAGATCGGCCGGGAGCGGCTGGAGACGGTCCGCGGCGCCGGGTACCGCCTGGTCGCGATCGACGGGTCCTGA
- a CDS encoding DUF2277 domain-containing protein — protein MCRNIRQLHNFEPPATPDEVQAAALQYVRKVAGSTKPSQRNQEAFDRAVAAVAAATAELLEALVTTAPPKDREIEAAKAKERAAQRYAS, from the coding sequence ATGTGCCGAAACATTCGCCAGCTGCACAACTTCGAGCCGCCGGCCACGCCCGACGAGGTCCAGGCCGCCGCCCTGCAGTACGTGCGCAAGGTCGCCGGGTCGACCAAACCGTCGCAGCGTAACCAGGAGGCCTTCGACCGTGCGGTCGCCGCCGTCGCGGCGGCGACCGCCGAGCTGCTCGAGGCGCTCGTGACGACGGCCCCGCCCAAGGACCGCGAGATCGAGGCGGCCAAGGCCAAGGAACGCGCCGCCCAGCGCTACGCCTCCTAG
- a CDS encoding ArsR/SmtB family transcription factor: MHAFDVLGDPVRRRILELLAEGEQPSGAVTDVIRAEFGISQPAVSQHLKVLRDNGFATVRPDGARRLYTVDDTALREADAWLGRFRRFWTPHFAALATEVARGKRARRLDPPDDSEGDTDA, encoded by the coding sequence GTGCATGCGTTCGATGTGCTCGGCGACCCGGTGCGCCGGCGGATCCTGGAGCTGCTCGCCGAGGGCGAGCAGCCGTCCGGTGCTGTCACCGACGTGATCCGGGCCGAGTTCGGCATCTCGCAGCCGGCCGTCTCCCAGCACCTCAAGGTGCTGCGGGACAACGGCTTCGCCACGGTGCGCCCGGACGGCGCCCGCCGGCTCTACACGGTCGACGACACCGCCCTGCGCGAGGCCGACGCCTGGCTGGGCCGGTTCCGCCGGTTCTGGACACCGCACTTCGCCGCCCTGGCGACCGAGGTGGCCCGGGGCAAACGCGCGCGCCGCCTCGACCCACCTGACGACTCTGAAGGAGACACCGATGCCTGA
- a CDS encoding YcnI family protein — MSLLKRSAVVAGLAAAFTLALAGPAAAHVTVNASTAVQGGYAKVTFRVPNESDDTNTTKVEVNLPADTPFASVSLKPVAGWTMVATKGKLAKPIEAHGTQISEAVSKVTWTATGDAAIKPGQFQEFDVSIGPLPQTPQVVFKALQTYSDGTIVRWIDEPTTDGSEPEKPAPVLKLTAAAATDAPAAATGPSVAAAPEAAADTESDSSTGTWLGVVGIVLGLAALVLGLLAYRRSSATPAGTA, encoded by the coding sequence ATGTCCCTGTTGAAGCGTTCGGCCGTGGTGGCCGGGCTGGCCGCCGCTTTCACCCTCGCCCTCGCGGGGCCGGCGGCCGCGCACGTGACGGTCAATGCGAGCACAGCTGTCCAGGGTGGCTACGCCAAGGTCACGTTCCGGGTGCCGAACGAGAGCGACGACACGAACACCACGAAGGTCGAGGTCAATCTGCCGGCCGACACGCCGTTCGCGTCGGTGTCGCTCAAGCCGGTGGCGGGGTGGACGATGGTCGCCACCAAGGGGAAGCTGGCCAAGCCGATCGAGGCGCACGGCACCCAGATCAGCGAGGCCGTCTCGAAGGTGACCTGGACCGCGACCGGTGACGCCGCGATCAAGCCCGGGCAGTTCCAGGAGTTCGACGTGTCGATCGGGCCGCTGCCGCAGACGCCGCAGGTGGTCTTCAAGGCTCTGCAGACCTATTCGGACGGTACGATCGTGCGCTGGATCGACGAGCCGACCACCGACGGCAGCGAGCCGGAGAAGCCCGCGCCGGTGCTGAAGCTCACCGCCGCCGCGGCCACCGATGCCCCGGCCGCCGCGACGGGACCGAGTGTTGCCGCCGCCCCGGAAGCAGCCGCCGACACCGAGAGTGACAGCAGCACCGGGACGTGGCTGGGCGTTGTCGGCATCGTGCTCGGCCTCGCCGCCCTGGTGCTCGGGCTCCTGGCCTACCGCCGCAGCTCGGCGACCCCCGCCGGGACGGCCTGA
- a CDS encoding LolA family protein yields MSVFRSRPALRWLVPAAAAVVVIGGGAAAGTIVASADPSLPERSAAQLLVDVQNAKVDGFSGTVVQTADLGLPALPGVTSGAGSADLMKLVAGSNTARVWYAGEDKARLALMGTLGETDVIRNGSDVWLWRSSDSSATHFKVPAGEKDRKPTALPSGVPSTPQEAADAALAAIDPTTAVTTTGAAKVAGRDAYELVLTPRDTASLVGQVRLAIDAEKHIPLGVDVYAKDANDPAVRVAFQQVSFEVPDAEQFTFNPPPGTKVTEPSQADIAKEREKAVAPRDAEKKAAEAGTKVVGKGWTSVLVAKLPSGDKAEGKAGDKAEGPAAMAGQLDAVIGTLPKVSGTWGSGHLLTSALFSALVTDDGRILVGAVAPEKLYEAAGK; encoded by the coding sequence GTGAGTGTGTTCAGGTCAAGGCCCGCGCTGCGCTGGCTCGTTCCGGCAGCCGCGGCAGTAGTGGTCATCGGTGGCGGCGCCGCGGCGGGCACGATCGTCGCCAGCGCGGACCCGTCGCTGCCCGAGCGCAGCGCCGCCCAGCTGCTGGTCGACGTGCAGAACGCGAAGGTCGACGGGTTCTCGGGCACGGTCGTGCAGACCGCCGATCTGGGGCTTCCGGCACTGCCGGGGGTCACCAGCGGAGCGGGAAGCGCCGATCTCATGAAGCTCGTAGCGGGCAGCAACACCGCACGGGTCTGGTACGCCGGGGAGGACAAGGCCCGCCTCGCCCTCATGGGGACGCTCGGCGAGACCGACGTCATCCGCAACGGCTCCGACGTGTGGCTCTGGCGCAGCAGCGACAGCTCGGCCACCCACTTCAAGGTGCCGGCGGGTGAGAAGGACAGGAAGCCCACGGCGCTGCCGTCGGGTGTGCCGTCCACGCCGCAGGAGGCCGCCGACGCCGCACTCGCCGCGATCGACCCGACCACCGCGGTCACCACGACCGGTGCCGCGAAGGTCGCCGGACGGGACGCGTACGAGCTGGTGCTGACGCCGCGCGACACCGCCTCGCTGGTGGGTCAGGTCCGCCTGGCCATCGACGCGGAGAAGCACATCCCGCTGGGTGTCGACGTCTACGCCAAGGACGCCAACGACCCGGCCGTGCGAGTCGCGTTCCAGCAGGTCAGCTTCGAGGTGCCGGACGCCGAGCAGTTCACCTTCAACCCGCCTCCGGGCACCAAGGTGACCGAGCCCAGCCAGGCCGACATCGCCAAGGAGCGGGAGAAGGCCGTCGCCCCGCGCGACGCCGAGAAGAAGGCCGCCGAGGCCGGGACCAAGGTCGTCGGCAAGGGCTGGACGTCGGTCCTGGTGGCGAAGCTGCCGAGCGGCGACAAGGCCGAGGGCAAGGCCGGCGACAAGGCCGAGGGTCCGGCCGCCATGGCCGGTCAGCTCGACGCGGTCATCGGCACCCTGCCGAAGGTCAGCGGCACCTGGGGCAGCGGGCACCTGCTCACCAGCGCACTGTTCAGCGCCCTGGTCACCGACGACGGCCGCATCCTGGTCGGCGCGGTCGCCCCGGAGAAGTTGTACGAGGCAGCCGGAAAGTGA